The Fulvivirga ligni genome window below encodes:
- a CDS encoding Crp/Fnr family transcriptional regulator yields MIDSISSELLQLKAFFRSVGPLSDDVFSEVSQYVKKKIYAKGDAILSAGQVETRSNFVIKGVVIQCVFDEEVPITLNITPAGLAFNSLKSYLENTPSKETHEAITPVEVLYILKSDMEMLVQTHHEFCYIMFKLHEAILLDRENRMFLLQHRQPGKRFYLFMQNVDRANYILADTPDKYIASYLNMTPQQYSKEKKKYYRELDD; encoded by the coding sequence ATGATTGATTCTATATCTTCGGAATTATTACAACTCAAGGCTTTTTTCAGATCTGTAGGTCCACTTTCTGATGATGTTTTCAGCGAAGTGAGCCAGTACGTTAAAAAGAAAATTTATGCAAAAGGCGATGCTATTCTTAGCGCCGGGCAGGTAGAAACAAGATCCAATTTTGTGATCAAAGGTGTGGTTATTCAGTGCGTTTTTGATGAGGAAGTGCCCATTACGCTCAATATTACACCGGCCGGACTCGCCTTTAATAGTTTGAAAAGTTACCTGGAAAATACTCCATCTAAAGAAACACACGAGGCCATTACACCCGTCGAGGTGCTCTATATTTTAAAGTCGGATATGGAGATGCTGGTGCAAACACATCATGAGTTTTGTTATATCATGTTCAAGCTGCATGAGGCTATTTTGCTAGACCGTGAAAACCGCATGTTTCTTCTACAGCATAGGCAGCCTGGTAAAAGATTTTATCTGTTTATGCAAAATGTAGACAGAGCTAACTACATTCTGGCTGATACTCCTGATAAATACATTGCCAGCTACCTGAATATGACTCCTCAGCAATACAGCAAGGAGAAAAAGAAGTATTATAGGGAGTTAGATGATTGA
- a CDS encoding Crp/Fnr family transcriptional regulator, with translation MDKLIQFLSAYGELAPEDISLIKREVKEVSAPKGTRLASATEFLQEIYFLERGITRVFYFTDKGDEVTKYFIDEEHFSSDGHSFLHQLPLTSYVETVTDCDLIKISRESFDLFTEQIAGWSEIYLKILNQGLHDKINRISPMMAETATERYEKFMQRFPHLLNQIPLNLLASYLGITKSSLSRIRKNIV, from the coding sequence ATGGATAAATTGATTCAGTTTTTATCAGCTTACGGAGAATTAGCGCCTGAAGACATATCGTTGATAAAGCGTGAGGTCAAAGAGGTAAGCGCCCCAAAAGGCACCAGGTTGGCCAGCGCCACAGAATTTTTGCAGGAGATCTATTTCCTTGAAAGAGGGATTACCCGGGTCTTTTATTTTACGGATAAAGGTGATGAAGTAACCAAATATTTCATTGATGAAGAGCACTTTAGCAGTGATGGGCATAGCTTTTTGCATCAGCTGCCTCTTACCTCTTATGTAGAAACCGTCACCGATTGTGACCTTATAAAAATCTCAAGAGAATCCTTTGATCTCTTCACTGAACAGATAGCAGGCTGGAGTGAGATCTATCTAAAAATACTCAACCAGGGACTTCATGATAAGATTAACCGAATTAGCCCGATGATGGCAGAGACAGCTACAGAACGATATGAGAAGTTTATGCAGCGCTTTCCTCATTTGCTCAACCAGATTCCGCTTAACTTACTAGCCTCTTATCTGGGCATTACTAAATCATCATTAAGCAGAATAAGAAAAAACATTGTCTAA
- a CDS encoding aldo/keto reductase, producing the protein MMNIKKDITIGANTKNPWTVKRFGYGTMRLTGDMIWGEPKNRPEALEILKTAVDKGIQFIDTADYYGQDVTNRLIAEALHPYGDDLLICTKVGATRGNDKSWKVYDTPENLRTSIENNLRTLKIDQVSLVHLRMMPGSATAFEDSLEAMFKMQQEGKILHVGLSNVTPEELNKGIEMGNIASVENAFGYGQRTSFEMHGMKVRGMQEVMDICLEQEIVMVPFWSLQNASAADNSKIEEVAKKYNASVQQINLAWTLHLNDLMLPIPGTSQLIHFEENLKAFDISLTEEDMELLG; encoded by the coding sequence ATGATGAACATTAAAAAAGACATAACTATCGGTGCTAACACTAAAAATCCATGGACAGTAAAACGATTTGGATATGGCACCATGCGCCTCACCGGAGATATGATTTGGGGTGAACCCAAGAACCGCCCGGAAGCTCTGGAAATTTTAAAAACGGCAGTGGATAAAGGAATTCAGTTTATTGATACGGCAGACTATTACGGACAGGATGTGACCAACCGACTCATAGCCGAAGCGCTACATCCTTACGGTGATGATTTGCTGATCTGCACAAAAGTGGGTGCCACCAGAGGTAATGATAAAAGCTGGAAGGTTTATGACACACCTGAAAACCTGAGAACCAGCATTGAAAATAACCTAAGAACCTTAAAAATTGATCAGGTTTCACTGGTACATCTACGCATGATGCCTGGCTCAGCTACTGCTTTTGAAGATTCTCTGGAGGCTATGTTTAAGATGCAGCAAGAAGGGAAAATTTTGCATGTCGGTTTAAGCAATGTGACTCCGGAAGAGCTAAACAAAGGCATAGAAATGGGCAACATCGCCAGTGTAGAAAATGCTTTTGGCTACGGCCAAAGAACAAGTTTCGAAATGCACGGCATGAAGGTAAGAGGTATGCAGGAAGTGATGGATATCTGTCTGGAACAAGAAATTGTAATGGTCCCCTTCTGGTCTTTACAGAATGCCTCTGCAGCCGACAATAGCAAAATAGAGGAAGTTGCAAAGAAATATAATGCTTCTGTACAACAGATTAACCTGGCCTGGACACTGCATCTCAATGATCTGATGCTACCCATACCAGGCACCTCACAGCTCATACACTTTGAAGAAAACTTAAAAGCCTTTGATATCTCTCTTACTGAAGAGGATATGGAATTATTAGGATAA
- a CDS encoding VOC family protein — MMRWLTLFKINNSLAVILILLVLSGCNSSSKKPNDMKEQANDDQTPKVTGVGGVFFFSENPDQLKDWYRKNLGIDTNEYGATFESRKMDNPEEVNSLQWSPFKKGSKYFSPSEKEFMINYTVQNIEGLVAQLKENGVTVLDDIESYDYGKFVHIMDEEGNKIELWEPASGESN; from the coding sequence ATGATGAGATGGCTCACACTCTTTAAAATCAACAATTCCCTGGCAGTCATTTTAATATTATTGGTGCTATCAGGCTGCAACTCTTCATCTAAGAAACCTAACGACATGAAAGAACAAGCTAATGACGATCAAACACCAAAAGTAACAGGTGTTGGCGGTGTATTTTTCTTCTCCGAGAATCCGGATCAGCTCAAAGATTGGTACCGTAAAAATTTGGGCATAGATACTAATGAATACGGGGCTACTTTCGAATCAAGAAAAATGGATAATCCTGAGGAGGTCAATTCCTTGCAGTGGAGCCCTTTTAAAAAGGGTAGTAAGTATTTTTCTCCCTCTGAAAAGGAATTTATGATCAACTATACCGTGCAAAACATTGAAGGCTTAGTCGCTCAGCTAAAGGAAAATGGCGTTACTGTACTGGATGATATTGAAAGTTATGACTATGGTAAGTTTGTGCATATCATGGATGAGGAAGGTAACAAAATTGAACTTTGGGAACCCGCCTCAGGGGAAAGTAATTAA
- a CDS encoding FAD-dependent oxidoreductase: MLVDNKQIAIVGGGPGGLTLARFLQLKGVDVKVYERDFSREARLQGATLDLHAGSGLLAVEKAGLMDQFKKLYRPGADKGRIIDKHGNILYDEHNKPERTDEQEWRPEIDRSDLRDLLLDSLLPDTVIWDSHIVSADRVEEGWQLVFKNGSTVFADIIIGADGGNSKIRPIVTDATPYYASTTIFQGNVEEAEVRAPGVYDMLKGGKIYVHADGKYFHISSKGDGSIDFYISAKVPENSVKESGADFSDRSQFLNWCQENFNGWSKLWFELFENTTLPLLVRPQYCIPVDQSWEAQPDLTLLGDAAHIMPPSGEGVNLAMLDALELCECLTNEDFTDLKTAIETYEHRMRIRAAAEAVESMEGVEWMHGAEAQDKMLAFIS; this comes from the coding sequence ATGTTGGTAGATAATAAGCAAATAGCCATCGTTGGTGGTGGCCCGGGAGGACTAACCCTGGCGAGATTTTTACAACTTAAAGGAGTAGATGTAAAGGTGTATGAAAGAGATTTTAGTCGTGAAGCTCGCCTTCAGGGAGCAACGCTAGACCTACACGCTGGATCAGGGTTGTTGGCAGTGGAGAAGGCTGGCCTTATGGATCAGTTTAAAAAATTATACAGACCAGGGGCAGATAAAGGGCGAATTATAGATAAGCATGGAAATATTCTTTATGATGAACATAATAAACCAGAAAGAACAGATGAACAAGAGTGGAGGCCTGAAATAGACCGATCTGATCTTCGGGATCTTTTACTGGATTCGCTTTTGCCAGATACCGTTATCTGGGATAGTCACATAGTCTCGGCTGATAGAGTGGAAGAGGGTTGGCAGCTTGTTTTTAAAAATGGGTCTACGGTGTTTGCCGATATTATTATTGGAGCCGATGGCGGTAATTCTAAAATAAGACCGATAGTAACGGATGCCACTCCATACTATGCGAGCACAACCATATTTCAGGGTAATGTGGAAGAAGCTGAGGTTAGGGCTCCTGGTGTTTATGATATGCTAAAAGGAGGTAAAATATATGTTCATGCTGATGGAAAATACTTTCATATATCCTCTAAAGGTGATGGCAGTATTGATTTCTATATCAGTGCCAAAGTGCCTGAAAATTCGGTCAAAGAAAGTGGTGCTGACTTTTCTGATAGATCACAGTTTTTGAATTGGTGTCAGGAAAACTTCAATGGCTGGAGTAAGTTATGGTTTGAGCTATTTGAAAATACTACTCTTCCCTTGTTGGTAAGGCCTCAATATTGTATTCCGGTAGATCAATCATGGGAGGCTCAGCCTGATCTCACTTTGTTGGGAGATGCAGCCCACATTATGCCACCATCAGGGGAAGGGGTGAATCTGGCCATGCTGGATGCGCTGGAACTGTGCGAATGCCTAACCAATGAAGATTTCACAGATTTAAAAACGGCCATAGAAACATATGAGCATAGAATGAGAATCAGGGCTGCCGCGGAAGCTGTGGAGTCCATGGAAGGTGTAGAATGGATGCATGGGGCAGAAGCGCAGGATAAAATGTTAGCCTTTATTAGTTGA
- a CDS encoding helix-turn-helix domain-containing protein, which produces MQQKDYKYVKADLAISQYVDSFWYLKPSSHNAAVSIPNGTIDLIFTKSKEGAFWVALMGVETKSSKVPDTVSDTHFAISFKPLAMEYILNVSVSDILDTGNILPPDFWPIKAADLDDFDAFCTLVTKTIQERLPREIDSRKQKLFDLIFDSQGEMSVKELSEKVFWSDRQINRYFNQQFGLSLKAYCNIIRFRASLKHISEGKLFPEQNFTDQNHFIKSVKKYAGVTPKALSKNEDNRFSYLTILQNQKPDNV; this is translated from the coding sequence ATGCAGCAGAAAGACTATAAATATGTGAAAGCGGATCTGGCCATCAGTCAGTATGTAGACAGCTTCTGGTATCTCAAGCCGTCAAGTCATAATGCTGCTGTTTCGATACCTAATGGTACGATTGATCTGATATTTACCAAATCTAAGGAAGGTGCTTTCTGGGTCGCATTGATGGGGGTTGAAACAAAATCTTCAAAAGTGCCTGATACAGTGAGTGATACCCATTTTGCTATTAGCTTTAAGCCATTGGCCATGGAATATATTTTAAACGTATCTGTGTCTGACATTTTAGATACAGGCAACATACTGCCTCCCGACTTTTGGCCAATTAAGGCTGCTGATTTGGATGACTTTGATGCTTTTTGTACGCTGGTAACTAAAACTATTCAGGAACGATTGCCTCGGGAGATTGACTCTCGCAAGCAAAAACTGTTTGATTTGATATTCGACAGTCAGGGAGAAATGAGTGTAAAAGAGCTCTCTGAGAAGGTTTTTTGGAGTGATAGACAAATTAACCGATATTTTAATCAGCAATTTGGACTTTCATTAAAGGCCTATTGTAACATCATCCGCTTTCGGGCATCGCTTAAGCATATTAGTGAAGGAAAGCTGTTTCCTGAGCAAAATTTCACTGATCAGAATCACTTCATTAAGAGTGTGAAAAAGTACGCTGGCGTTACTCCAAAGGCGCTCAGCAAAAACGAGGATAATCGCTTCTCTTATCTCACCATACTTCAAAATCAAAAACCTGATAACGTCTGA
- a CDS encoding SMI1/KNR4 family protein — translation MNWEEFKLKSEQKFNKLKLESVWGFQIQAGTRWNPGLQKYQIDELEKQFGFTFPLDYRRMLEVINGVDKEQIAINPEYHTEYEYQRRIYRYPEDFELTAHLRNEIEMNMEFVLEALHLSGFETSDVMGSVPLYEHRALVVFGDKNLSPVISIHQGDDVIVYGNSLMEYWGKELRMF, via the coding sequence ATGAACTGGGAAGAATTTAAACTTAAGTCAGAGCAAAAATTTAATAAATTGAAGCTTGAAAGTGTTTGGGGATTTCAGATTCAGGCAGGCACCAGATGGAACCCTGGTTTGCAGAAATACCAAATAGATGAGCTAGAAAAGCAATTTGGCTTTACATTTCCGCTAGATTACAGGCGGATGTTGGAGGTTATAAATGGTGTAGATAAAGAGCAAATTGCGATAAATCCCGAATATCATACAGAATATGAGTATCAAAGAAGAATTTACAGGTATCCTGAGGATTTTGAATTAACGGCGCATCTTAGAAATGAGATAGAGATGAATATGGAATTTGTTTTGGAAGCACTTCATTTGTCAGGGTTTGAGACTTCAGATGTGATGGGTAGTGTACCTCTTTATGAACACAGAGCATTAGTTGTTTTTGGTGATAAAAACCTGTCACCTGTAATCTCCATTCATCAAGGTGATGATGTCATTGTATATGGTAATTCTTTGATGGAATACTGGGGAAAAGAGTTGAGGATGTTTTAA
- a CDS encoding papain-like cysteine protease family protein has protein sequence MIAEKIRLPFQLELQKGERMCWAAVSVAIAKYYGHQSIQDQIAFARSIMGEHYDQFCAMDKALMTYGHLKQILTTPLSKEQIDLELHHKQPIIACMKYFVGWHVVVIYGIENDHLLIADPLHGYSKWRLSTFTTSYQEYYSWSHSYKTCSKGEY, from the coding sequence ATGATAGCTGAGAAAATTAGGCTGCCATTTCAGCTTGAATTGCAAAAAGGGGAGCGCATGTGCTGGGCAGCCGTTTCAGTGGCTATTGCAAAATATTACGGTCACCAGAGTATTCAGGATCAGATAGCTTTTGCCAGAAGTATCATGGGTGAGCATTATGATCAGTTCTGCGCTATGGATAAAGCCCTTATGACTTATGGGCATTTAAAACAAATCCTCACCACTCCATTATCCAAGGAGCAAATAGATCTGGAACTTCACCATAAGCAGCCCATTATAGCCTGTATGAAATATTTCGTGGGCTGGCATGTGGTGGTAATCTATGGAATAGAAAATGATCATTTACTTATAGCTGACCCACTACACGGCTATTCTAAATGGCGGCTGTCTACTTTCACCACAAGCTATCAGGAATATTACAGTTGGAGCCATAGTTATAAGACTTGTAGTAAGGGGGAGTATTGA